The following proteins come from a genomic window of Xiphophorus couchianus chromosome 19, X_couchianus-1.0, whole genome shotgun sequence:
- the siva1 gene encoding apoptosis regulatory protein Siva, whose translation MPKRTCPFPESFSSQYKIHIGQREINSYGVFGNKYRQEIYEKTKNLLFNGAKAVVGKIWSGEEKCPDSQFKEQHTACSQTLLRGQTLIGQDGKLTRTHAVQGVPAAPTDCCVCHKNQGSRTLCSQCDRLACASCTRQCSSCCSLCCSICTIIDYSGPYDEVLCCSCST comes from the exons ATGCCCAAACGAACTTGTCCTTTTCCTGAATCCTTCTCTTCCCAGTACAAAATACATATCGGGCAGCGGGAGATAAACAGTTACGGAgtgtttggaaataaatataGGCAAGAAATATACG aaaagacaaagaaccTGCTTTTCAATGGTGCGAAAGCTGTAGTGGGGAAAATATGGTCTGGAGAGGAGAAGTGCCCAGATTCACAGtttaaagaacaacacactGCATGCAGTCAGACACTCCTGAGAGGACAGACACTTATTGGGCAGGATGGGAAACTCACAAGAACACATGCTGTACAAG GTGTGCCGGCGGCTCCCACAGACTGCTGTGTTTGTCATAAAAATCAGGGTTCCAGGACGCTGTGTTCCCAGTGTGACAGACTGGCTTGTGCTTCTTGTACCAGACAATGTTCCAGCTGTTGCAGCCTGTGCTGCTCCATCTGCACCATCATAGA TTACAGTGGACCATACGATGAAGTGCTATGCTGCAGCTGTTCAACATAA
- the adss1 gene encoding adenylosuccinate synthetase isozyme 1, giving the protein MSLNWSSKEQKTQNQPSAGGQKRVRNDAGNKVTVVLGAQWGDEGKGKVVDLLATEADIICRCQGGNNAGHTVVVEGKEYDFHLLPSGIINTKGISLIGNGVVIHLPGLFEEGDKNEKKGLKGWEKRLIVSDRAHLVFDFHQVVDGLQETERQAQEGKNIGTTKKGIGPAYSSKASRIGLRVCDLLGDFSDFSTRFKNLVHHYQSMYPSLTVDADDQLKKLKDFAERLRPMVRDGVYYMYEALHGPPKKILVEGANAALLDIDFGTYPFVTSSNCTVGGVCTGLGIPPLNIGDVFGVSKAYTTRVGIGAFPTEQLNAVGELLQTRGHEVGVTTGRKRRCGWLDLVILKYAHMINGFTAIALTKLDILDVLDEIKVGVAYKLSGKRIPHFPANMDVLHKVEVEYETFLGWKTDTSAARKWNDLPAKAQNYIRFIENHIGVPIKWVGVGKSRECMIQMF; this is encoded by the exons ATGTCGCTCAACTGGTCGTCCAAGGAGCAGAAAACCCAGAACCAGCCGTCAGCGGGTGGACAGAAGCGAGTGCGCAACGACGCGGGGAACAAGGTGACAGTGGTTCTCGGTGCGCAGTGGGGGGACGAAGGAAAAGGGAAAGTTGTCGACCTTTTGGCCACAGAAGCTGACATTATCTGCCGATGCCAG GGAGGCAACAATGCCGGACACACGGTGGTAGTGGAAGGCAAAGAGTATGATTTCCACCTTCTCCCCAGTGGAATCATAAATACCAAAGGCATTTCACTCATCG GTAATGGAGTGGTCATACATCTACCTGGACTGTTTGAAGAGGGAgataaaaatgagaagaaag GTCTGAAAGGCTGGGAGAAGAGACTGATAGTTTCAGATAGAGCTCACCTTG TCTTTGACTTCCACCAAGTTGTTGATGGCTTACAGGAGACAGAAAGACAAGCACAGGAAGGAAAGAA CATTGGAACAACAAAAAAGGGCATTGGTCCAGCATATTCCAGCAAAGCTTCTCGCATTGGGCTGCGTGTATGTGACCTGTTGGGCGACTTCAGCGACTTCTCCACCAG atttaagaATCTTGTGCATCATTATCAGTCCATGTATCCCTCCTTGACAGTTGATGCTGATGACcaactaaaaaaactaaag GATTTTGCAGAGCGATTGCGCCCAATGGTCAGAGATGGAGTCTATTACATGTATGAAGCTCTTCATGGACCTCCAAAGAAGATTCTGGTTGAAGGGGCCAATGCTGCTCTTCTTGATATTGACTTTG gCACATATCCTTTTGTGACTTCATCAAACTGCACCGTGGGAGGGGTGTGCACTGGACTCGGCATCCCGCCGCTCAATATTGGCGATGTGTTTGGTGTATCCAAGGCCTACACCACCAGAGTGGGAATTGGAGCCTTTCCCACAGAACAACTAAAT GCAGTTGGAGAGTTACTCCAGACAAGAGGTCATGAAGTTGGCGTGACCACAGGAAGGAAGCGGCGCTGCGGCTGGTTGGATCTTGTCATTCTCAAATATGCTCATATGATTAATGGCTTTACTGC CATTGCTTTGACAAAACTTGATATTCTGGATGTGCTTGATGAAATTAAAGTCGGAGTTGCCTATAAACTTAGTGGGAAGAGAATCCCTCATTTCCCAG CCAACATGGACGTTTTGCACAAAGTGGAGGTAGAATATGAGACCTTCCTGGGTTGGAAGACAGACACATCTGCAGCCAGGAAGTGGAATGATCTCCCAGCCAAGGCACAGAACTACATCCGTTTCATTGAGAACCACATTGGAGTCCCCA TCAAGTGGGTTGGTGTTGGAAAGTCCAGAGAGTGCATGATCCAGATGTTCTAA